ACAGGATCGGTTGTTGACCAATCGCAATGCGTGGAGTGCGGGCCACAGCGTGTCAGGGGTCCACGAGATCGCCGACGCCGGCGTGGTGATCGACGAGTTGGTGGCCGACTACGAGCGTGCTCGCGAAGGCCTACAACGGGGTGTGCGGGGTGGCCAATGATCCGCCCGGTGCTCGACCGTCTGGTTCACGTACTCCGCAAGTATCCGATGCATCACCAGTTGGGGGTGTTCCTTCACCGTGCCCCTTGTGACTTGCCATTACTCGCTTAGTGTATGGGCATTCACTATCTTTCTCGGCTCTGCCCGCGCATCTCTTGAAGGAAGTCGATGACCGTCCTGACCTCGGAGGTCGACACCACCTCCGAAACGTTCCTTGCCAACCATCAGGTCCAGTCGGCGGCCGTCGCCGCACTCGAGGAGCAGCTGGCTCTCGTGGCAGCCGGCGGCGGGGAACGATACGTAAAGCGTCACCACGAACGCGGGCGCATGCTTGCCCGCGAACGTATCGAGCTCCTCATCGATCGCGACGCGCCGTTCATGGAGTTGTCCGCGCTCGCCGCCTGGGGCACCGAATTCAATGTGGGCGCCGCCATTGTCACGGGTGTCGGCGTCATCTGCGGGGTCGAGTGCATGGTCATCGCGCACGATCCCACCGTGCGCGGCGGCACGATGAATCCCTACACGCTGCGAAAGAATCTGCGTGCCCTGGAGATTGCACGAGTCAATCGACTGCCGGTCGTGAACCTCGTCGAGTCCGGAGGCGCCGACCTACCGACCCAGTCAGAGCTCTTCGTCCACGCGGGCAAGATCTTTCACGATCTGACCGAGCTGTCGTCCATGGGAATCCCGACCATCTCTCTCGTCTTCGGGAACTCGACCGCCGGAGGTGCCTACGTCCCAGGGATGTGTGACTACGCGGTCCTCGTCGACAAACAAGCGAAGGTGTTTCTCGGCGGACCCCCCTTGGTGAAGATGGCCACCGGTGAAGAAGCCGACGACGAAGGCCTCGGCGGCGCCGATATGCACACCCGGGTTTCCGGTCTGGGTGATTACTTCGCTGTCGACGAGGTCGACGCCATCCGCATCGGTCGCGACATCGTCGCTCATCTCAACTGGCGCAAGCTCGGTCCCGGACCGACCCTGCCGATCGACGAGCCGCTCTACGACCAGGAAGAACTGCTCGGCATCGCCTCGGGAGACTCCCGCGTCCCGTTCGATCCCCGCGAGGTCATCGCACGAATCGTCGACGGTTCACGCTTCTCGGAATACAAGCCGCGATGGGGCACCAGTCTGGCCACGGGGTGGTCCTCCATTCACGGCTTCCCCGTCGGCATCCTCGCCAACACTCGCGGCGTGCTTTTCAGCGAAGAGTCCAAGAAGGCCACCGAGTTCATCCTGCTGGCCAACCAGACCGACACGCCGCTGATCTTCCTACAGAACGTCACGGGCTTCATGGTCGGTACCGAATACGAACAGGGCGGCATCATCAAGGACGGCGCCAAGATGATCAATGCGGTCACCAACAGCACCGTCCCCCACATCACCATCAACATGGGCGGCTCGTTCGGCGCTGGGAACTACGGAATGTCCGGGCGCGCATACGATCCGCGCTTCATGTTCAGCTGGGTCAACGCCAAGTTGGCGGTGATGGGGGCAGCTCAACTCGCGGGTGTCCTGTCGATCGTCGGCAAGGCGGCGGCCGCCGCAGCCGGTCGCCCCTTCGACCATGAGGCCGATGCCGAGCGCACCGCGCAGATCGAGGCTCAGATCGAGCGTGAGTCACATTCGTTCTTCGTCTCCGCCCGAATCTACGACGATGGCGTCATCGACCCGAGGGACACCCGGTCCGTGCTCGGAATGGCGCTCTCTGCAGCACATTCCAATGTCATCGAAGGCCGCCGTGGCTACGGCGTGTTCAGGATGTGAGTGCCGTGTTCAACAAACTGCTGATCGCCAACCGTGGCGAGATCGCGTCACGGATCATCCGGACGGCACGCGCCATGGATATCTCCACCGTGGCGGTGTACTCCGATGCAGACCGTGATGCCCCCTACGTCGCGCAGGCCGATGAGTCGGTCCACCTTCCAGGGACGGCTCCGGCGGACACGTACCTTCGCGGAGATCTGATCCTGGCCGCGGCACAGCGCACCGGTGCGGAAGCGATTCACCCGGGTTACGGATTTCTCTCCGAGAACGCGGGATTCGCCACCGCCTGCGCCGAAGCCGGGGTCGTCTTCGTCGGCCCCAGTCCGGCAGCGATCACCGCGATGGGTTCGAAGATTGCCGCTAAGGACATGATGCGGGCAGCGGGGGTGCCCGTGCTGCCCGGCGTGACAGTCGACTCCGATCGGGACGGCGACCCGGACCGGTTGCGCTCAGCCGCCACTGCCATCGGGTTCCCCGCCCTCGTCAAGGCGGCGTTCGGCGGCGGTGGACGCGGCATGCGCATAGTCCGGTCCGAAAGCGAACTCGTGGAAGCGGTCTCGAGCGCTCGACGCGAAGCAGCATCGGCTTTCGGCGATGGAACGGTGTTTCTGGAGAAGTTCGTCGAGTCCCCCCGGCACATCGAGGTGCAGATTTTCGGGGACACGCACGGCACCGTTGTTCATCTCGGTGAGCGGGAGTGCTCCATTCAGCGCCGCTACCAGAAGATCATCGAGGAAGCGCCTTCGACCGCCGTGGACGACGCGTTGCGGGACGAGCTGGGGCGCGCCGCCGTCGCGGCGGGCAAGGCACTGGATTACGAAGGTGCGGGCACCGTGGAGTTCGTCATGGCGCCCGACGGCACGTTCTATTTCCTCGAGGTCAACACCCGTCTGCAGGTCGAGCATCCGGTAACCGAACTGGTGACCGGAGTCGACTTGGTTCGCGCTCAACTTCTCGTCGCGAGTGGTGCCCCGCTACCGGAGGAAATGCTGCACACCGCCCCTCGAGGCCACGCCATCGAAGTTCGCCTGTACGCCGAAGACGTTGCAGCCGGCTTTATTCCGGTATCGGGCACGTTGACGACACTGGAGTTTCCCGAGTTCGACGGCATTCGCGTGGACGCCGGCTTCACTTCGGGTAGCACAGTCAGCACCTTCTACGATCCGATGCTCGCCAAAGTGATCGGATACGGCGACACCCGCGCCGATGCGTGCAGTCGGCTAGCTCGTGCGCTCACCGAAACTCGTGTGCACGGTGTCACCACGAACCGAGACCTCCTCGTGGGTATCCTGCGCGAGCCGGAATTCCTTGCGGGGTCCATCGACACCGGATATCTGGACCGCCACGACCCGGCAGGGTTGATGAACGGCGAAGACGACGTCACTCAACGAACACATGCCCTGATAGCGGCCTTGGCAGCGCAGGCCGGCCGACGTTCCGGCACGGCGGTCCTCCCGGCGATGCCGTCAGGGTGGCGGACCCTGGTCAGCCAACCCCAGTCCGCGATCTTCACCGCCGGCGAGGAGCGCTTTGAAGTCGGCTACCGGTTCGGTCGTTCATCGCTGTCCGCGGCGGTCGGCGACTGGACCCCGCAGGTGCGGATCATTTCCGCATCAGCGTCACAGGTTGACGCGGAGATCGAGGGTGTGCGTCGTCGCTACCGCGTAACAGTCGCGGGCACAACCCATTACGTGGACAGTTCGCTGGGCTGTTCTGTCTTCAGCGAGGTGGACCGGTTCCCCGACCCCAGCGCTATGCAGGAGGCCGGGTCCCTGTTGGCTCCCATGCCCGGATCCGTTGTGCGCATCGAGGTTGGCGAAGGCGCAGAGGTTGCCGCCGGGACGGCGATCGTGGTGCTGGAGGCCATGAAAATGGAGCACACGGTGCGGACACCCGCCGACGGCATCGTCACGTCGATCGCCGTCGACGTCGGCCATCAGGTGGAATCGGGACAGGTGCTCGCCGTGGTGTCGGACGGGCAATCGTGAGCGTCACATACGAGGTCCGCAACGGCGTCGCGTGGCTGACGATCAACCGACCCGAGGCCCGCAACAGCCTCAACAAGGCCGTGCGCGACGGCTTGTTCGACGGTGTTCGCCGGTTCAACGATGACGACAACGCGCGTGTCCTCGTTCTGACGGGGGCTGGTGAGAAAGCATTCTGCGCCGGCGGTGATCTCAAGGAGATGTCCGAGCAGAAGTTGACCATTCCGCCAGTCGATTTCGTCCCCCAGTTCGGACGCAACATCACCGTCGAGAAGCCCACCATCGCCGCAGTCAACGGGGTCGCGTTCGCCGGCGGGTTCCTGCTTGCCCAGACCTGCGATCTCTGCGTCGCCAGCACCACCGCGACGTTCGGCATCACCGAGGTCAAGGTGGGCCGCGGATCACCCTGGGCTGCCCCGCTTCCGTTGATGATTCCCCGTCGAATTGTGATGGAGCTCGTCTTGACCGGGGCGCCGTTGAGCGCAGATCGCGCGTATCAAATCGGACTGGTCAATCGCCTGGTCGACCCCGCCGACCTCGTTGATGTCACCCAGGCTCTCGCCGAGGAGATCGCTGCCAACGCTCCGTTGTCGGTCGCGGCCGGTAAGGCGACCGTGTCACTGACGGCCGAACATCCGCTGAGCGAGGCCTTCGATCTGGCCGAGAACATCTGGGAGCCGGTGTATCTCAGCGCTGACGCCCAGGAGGGCATGCAGGCGTTCAAGGAGAAGCGGCGGCCTGTCTGGAAAGGGGTGTGATGGCGCTCGACTACGCCATGCTGATCGACGATCTACGCCTGGAATCAAAGCACCTGATCGACCAGTTGTCGCAGCTGTCCTTCCACGAGTGGGGACTGGGCACTCCGGCGAAGGGCTGGACGATCCAGGATCAGGTGACGCACTTGGCGTTCTTCGACGACGCGGCACTGTTGGCGCTTCGAAGCCCCACCGAGTTTCGGACGTTCGCCGATGGCCTGATGGCCGAGGGCATGGACTTTCCCGACCGCATCGCCGAGAACCACCGGATTCTGACACCGGAGGCCATGCTGGGCTGGCTGCGAGACTCCCGCGCAGAACTGCTCAGTCAGCTCGCCGAATTGGACCCTAAATCCAGAATGCCGTGGTTCGGGCCCGAGATGAGTGCCGCGTCCTGTGCCACGGCGCGACTCATGGAGACCTGGGCGCACGGCAGAGACATCTACGAGGCTCTCGGCGTCGCTCACCCGCCCAGCACCGGATTGCGCAGCATCGCCCACCTCGGTGTCGCCACCTTCGCGTTCTCCCACCAACTGCATGGCCTCCAGGTACCAACCGAGCCGGTGCATGTCGCACTCAAAGCTCCCGACGAAGGCCAATGGACCTGGGGGCCTTGCGACAGTGCGAACCGGGTGTGCGGCACTGCCGAGGACTTTGTCCTTGTCGTGACGCAACGCCGCCATTACAGCGAGACCGCCCTCGTCATCGAAGGTCCGGTGGCACGAACCTGGATGGAAGTGGCCCAGGCCTTCGCCGGCGCCCCGAGCCGCCGCCAACCCGCGGAGGCGCGATGAGCACGCGGCCAGTGCGGATCGCAAACGCGTCAGGGTTTTACGGTGACCGCCTCTCCGCCATGCGCGCCGTCGTCGACGGGGGCGACATCGACGTCATCACCGGCGACTATCTCGCCGAACTCACCATGCTCATCCTGTGGAAGGCGCGACAGAAGAACCCCGAAACCGGCTATGCACGAACCTTTCTGACACAGTTCCAGCAGGTCGCGGCCGACTGCGCGGAACGCGGAATCAAGATCGTGGTCAACGCCGGTGGCCTCAATCCCGCCGGGATGGCCGCCGAAGTCCGACGGCTCGCGGCGGCTGCCAACGTCGAGCTGAAGGTCGCCCACGTCGAAGGCGACGACATCATGCCTCGGCTGGATGCCCTACGCAGCGACGGCCACCCGTTCGCCCACCTCGACACCGGAGTCGCGCTGGCCGACGCCGGTGTCGCCCCTGTCACCGCTAACGCCTACCTGGGCGGGTTCGGGATCGCCGCGGCGCTGCGTCGCGGAGCCGACGTGGTCATCACCGGCCGGGTGACCGACGCCGCGCTCGTCGTCGGTGTTGGTGCGTGGTGGCATGGTTGGGAGCCAACCGATTACGACGCGCTGGCCGGTGCAGTCGCCGCGGGGCACATCATCGAATGCGGGCCGCAGGCCACCGGGGGCAACTACTCCCAATTCGCCGAAGTGACCGACCGGCGCTATCCCGGCTCGCCGATCGCTGAACTGGCGGCGGACGGCAGCTTCGTCATCACCAAGCACCCCGGCACCGGTGGCCTCGTCTCCCCCGGGACCGTGATAGCGCAGCTGCTCTACGAGGTCGGCGCGCCGGCCTACGCCAATCCCGATGTCGTCGCACACTTCGACAGCTTGTCCATCGTGCCCGAGAGCCCTGACCGCGTCCGAGTGTCGGGGACCCGCGGCACGCCGCCACCACCGACGCTGAAGGTGGCGATGAACTACATCGGTGGGTTCCGCAACACCATGACCATGGTTTTGACGGGCCTCGAAATCGAGGACAAAGCGGCGTGGGCAGTCGATGAGCTCTTCGAACTGCTCGGCGGGCAAGGCGCTTTCGACGATGTCGACGTCCAACTCCTCCGCTACGACAAGCCCGACCCGACATGTCTTGCCGATGCCACCGCTCATCTGCGGATCACCGTGAAAGACAGCGATCGCGCCAAGGTCGACCGCGCATTCTCCAATGCGGTGGTCGAGTTGGCTCTAGCGGGATATCCCGGCTTCCACACCACCACCCCGCCGACGTCGGCCAGCGAGTTCGGGATCTATTGGCCCACCGTCGTGCCCGCCTCGGCGGTTCAACATGTCGTCGTACACGCCAACGGAGAGCGCGAGGTGATCCCGCCTCCCGCGTACAGCAGTGCGTCGCACGATCGGCAGGTGACCGTCAGCGATGAGATCGCCGACTTCGGACCGACCAGTCGCCGTCCGCTCGGGGCAGTCGTCGCGGCGCGGTCAGGCGATAAGGGCGGCAATGCCAACGTCGGAGTCTGGACCGACAGTCCCGAGCGATGGCATTGGCTGCGAACCCATCTGACCGCGGAACGGGTCCGCCAGCTGATCCCTGAGATCGGCGACCTACCGGTCCGACGTTACGAATTCCCGAATCTGCAAGCGTTGAACTTCGTGCTCGTCGGCTACCTCGGCCAAGGGGTTGCCTCCTGCACAAAGACCGATCCGCAAGCCAAGGGTCTCGGCGAGTACTTGCGTGCCATGCACACCGAGATCCCCGACAAGTTGGTGCA
The nucleotide sequence above comes from Mycolicibacterium moriokaense. Encoded proteins:
- a CDS encoding acyl-CoA carboxylase subunit beta, translated to MTVLTSEVDTTSETFLANHQVQSAAVAALEEQLALVAAGGGERYVKRHHERGRMLARERIELLIDRDAPFMELSALAAWGTEFNVGAAIVTGVGVICGVECMVIAHDPTVRGGTMNPYTLRKNLRALEIARVNRLPVVNLVESGGADLPTQSELFVHAGKIFHDLTELSSMGIPTISLVFGNSTAGGAYVPGMCDYAVLVDKQAKVFLGGPPLVKMATGEEADDEGLGGADMHTRVSGLGDYFAVDEVDAIRIGRDIVAHLNWRKLGPGPTLPIDEPLYDQEELLGIASGDSRVPFDPREVIARIVDGSRFSEYKPRWGTSLATGWSSIHGFPVGILANTRGVLFSEESKKATEFILLANQTDTPLIFLQNVTGFMVGTEYEQGGIIKDGAKMINAVTNSTVPHITINMGGSFGAGNYGMSGRAYDPRFMFSWVNAKLAVMGAAQLAGVLSIVGKAAAAAAGRPFDHEADAERTAQIEAQIERESHSFFVSARIYDDGVIDPRDTRSVLGMALSAAHSNVIEGRRGYGVFRM
- a CDS encoding acetyl/propionyl/methylcrotonyl-CoA carboxylase subunit alpha produces the protein MFNKLLIANRGEIASRIIRTARAMDISTVAVYSDADRDAPYVAQADESVHLPGTAPADTYLRGDLILAAAQRTGAEAIHPGYGFLSENAGFATACAEAGVVFVGPSPAAITAMGSKIAAKDMMRAAGVPVLPGVTVDSDRDGDPDRLRSAATAIGFPALVKAAFGGGGRGMRIVRSESELVEAVSSARREAASAFGDGTVFLEKFVESPRHIEVQIFGDTHGTVVHLGERECSIQRRYQKIIEEAPSTAVDDALRDELGRAAVAAGKALDYEGAGTVEFVMAPDGTFYFLEVNTRLQVEHPVTELVTGVDLVRAQLLVASGAPLPEEMLHTAPRGHAIEVRLYAEDVAAGFIPVSGTLTTLEFPEFDGIRVDAGFTSGSTVSTFYDPMLAKVIGYGDTRADACSRLARALTETRVHGVTTNRDLLVGILREPEFLAGSIDTGYLDRHDPAGLMNGEDDVTQRTHALIAALAAQAGRRSGTAVLPAMPSGWRTLVSQPQSAIFTAGEERFEVGYRFGRSSLSAAVGDWTPQVRIISASASQVDAEIEGVRRRYRVTVAGTTHYVDSSLGCSVFSEVDRFPDPSAMQEAGSLLAPMPGSVVRIEVGEGAEVAAGTAIVVLEAMKMEHTVRTPADGIVTSIAVDVGHQVESGQVLAVVSDGQS
- a CDS encoding enoyl-CoA hydratase/isomerase family protein; protein product: MSVTYEVRNGVAWLTINRPEARNSLNKAVRDGLFDGVRRFNDDDNARVLVLTGAGEKAFCAGGDLKEMSEQKLTIPPVDFVPQFGRNITVEKPTIAAVNGVAFAGGFLLAQTCDLCVASTTATFGITEVKVGRGSPWAAPLPLMIPRRIVMELVLTGAPLSADRAYQIGLVNRLVDPADLVDVTQALAEEIAANAPLSVAAGKATVSLTAEHPLSEAFDLAENIWEPVYLSADAQEGMQAFKEKRRPVWKGV
- a CDS encoding TIGR03084 family metal-binding protein → MALDYAMLIDDLRLESKHLIDQLSQLSFHEWGLGTPAKGWTIQDQVTHLAFFDDAALLALRSPTEFRTFADGLMAEGMDFPDRIAENHRILTPEAMLGWLRDSRAELLSQLAELDPKSRMPWFGPEMSAASCATARLMETWAHGRDIYEALGVAHPPSTGLRSIAHLGVATFAFSHQLHGLQVPTEPVHVALKAPDEGQWTWGPCDSANRVCGTAEDFVLVVTQRRHYSETALVIEGPVARTWMEVAQAFAGAPSRRQPAEAR
- a CDS encoding acyclic terpene utilization AtuA family protein, whose protein sequence is MSTRPVRIANASGFYGDRLSAMRAVVDGGDIDVITGDYLAELTMLILWKARQKNPETGYARTFLTQFQQVAADCAERGIKIVVNAGGLNPAGMAAEVRRLAAAANVELKVAHVEGDDIMPRLDALRSDGHPFAHLDTGVALADAGVAPVTANAYLGGFGIAAALRRGADVVITGRVTDAALVVGVGAWWHGWEPTDYDALAGAVAAGHIIECGPQATGGNYSQFAEVTDRRYPGSPIAELAADGSFVITKHPGTGGLVSPGTVIAQLLYEVGAPAYANPDVVAHFDSLSIVPESPDRVRVSGTRGTPPPPTLKVAMNYIGGFRNTMTMVLTGLEIEDKAAWAVDELFELLGGQGAFDDVDVQLLRYDKPDPTCLADATAHLRITVKDSDRAKVDRAFSNAVVELALAGYPGFHTTTPPTSASEFGIYWPTVVPASAVQHVVVHANGEREVIPPPAYSSASHDRQVTVSDEIADFGPTSRRPLGAVVAARSGDKGGNANVGVWTDSPERWHWLRTHLTAERVRQLIPEIGDLPVRRYEFPNLQALNFVLVGYLGQGVASCTKTDPQAKGLGEYLRAMHTEIPDKLVH